TGTTACCCCAACGCCCCTCTTACCTCCCTCCTTATTGACATAAACTCTGTCCTGGCGTCATCCGAGCTTTtgtaattgaaaaaaaatctgcaactTTCTTGCAGAATTGTATCCATCTGTTTCATTTGTATTTGAGTTACTGAAACTGTTAAATAACAGTATGTATTTGTCTTAAAACTGTGGTGTGGAGTTAGTAACTGCTACTGGTTTTATGCAAAGCATGTTTGTGTTTTCCTGACCAGTGAGGGAATTATGTTGAAATGTTGCTGCTTCATTAACTGCAACAAGAAAACACTGGGCGGCgtgtagttttggtctccttccatgaggatgtactggctttggagtcagttcaccaggttgattccagggatgaaggagtTAACACATGCTGTAACCTCTGAGAGCTGATTCATCTGAGACTAGTCTCAGGGAAGAATGAGAATGGACCATATAGAaacatttaataattttaaacatttaaaattatgaaaggtgtgGATAAGagctaggtaagttgtttccattggaaagagactagaactagggacatctccaagattcagggtagatttatgacagagatgagcaagaactgcttttcccagagggtggtatctgtggaattcattgtccattgaagcagtggaggtgacctcagtgaacCTATCATATATTCAGGTGTTATCATCAAAACTTTTTTTGGGGATGTCAACTTTTACAGGTCAAGACTTTTGACCACATTAAATACCTGCGTCGTTTGGCAGCTCAGATGGCCGGGACTGAGTGGTAAGTCCGTGgttggggcgtcaggagctcagataggcAAGCAGGTGAAGTGAGGATCCAGTCGTGTCGGGAAATCGGATGGGTGGGCAGGTGAGGTGAGGGTCCAGTTGGGGCGTCGGGAGTTCGGATGGACCAAAAAAGGGAGatgggtcaactattacacaagtatatagaATATTtaggacaaggttggatagatttttacatagatggggaattaaggaatatggggaaaagacaggtagatgagtctatcatcagatcagctatgatttcATTGAATTGCAAAGCAGGCTCGACGGCGTGATGACCAACTCCTGCTTATGTCGCCAAACCGCTTCACTGTGCAGCAGAAGCCTTTCCATGAATGTTGCCTGGTCTGAGTCGGGCTTCCGACAGGTTGCTTTAATTTCCTTGCATGCCCCCGAAATTTGGACTGCCAAGCATGGGCGCCGTCACTTCGAGCATGCGGTGGAATCATACGGGCGGTAGGACCCCACGGAGGAGCGTTGGAACAGCCGCTGCAACAGCACCAACAGCTTTAGTTTTTATTAAATCACATGCAATCTGACTTAAGGTTTGCAAAGTGATTTGGCTGGGGGTGTGCAAGAGACTGGGATTGTTCCACACTGGAAACACATCTCCGATCCCGCGGATCCGTGTTGCACGTTCCAAGGTCCGTTCCCACCGTGGAAACTGCGCTCATTGCGGTTtcgggggtgggggaaaagaccACCACTCAGCCTCGGGCATCTCCAATGTCTGGCCTCGGATACacgggggaaggagagagaaccGGCGCGGTTGGTGTAACCGGGAGTGGGGGGTGCACGGGAGGGGATCGGCGAGTCCGTTATAATCGGTAGGGAAGCTCCGAAAACCGAAATGGATGCTGTAACCAAGCCGGGATGCACGTACTCACGGGCGCGCTCGAGCACGGAGAGGGGAACGCGCTGAGGGGCTCCCGCGCCCACCAGGTCCTTTGTCTCGGGAGGTGCCCGCGCCGCCAACCCAAAAGACCCGGGCCAAGTTCGCGAACCCGCCCGCCTGGCTTGTTCCGAGCCAGAGACCCAGCGTTACATGAACCGCAATAAAGGTCAGCACAAGCAACGCCATCCGTACAAAGGGTTTTAATGCGGGCATCGAGCCGGCCCTAAGAAGAGCCGTCACTTGGAGCTGGTGTACTTGGTCACCGCCTTGGTGCCCTCCGACACGGCGTGCTTGGCCAGCTCCCCGGGCAGCAGCAGGCGCACGGCTGTCTGGATCTCCCGGGAGCTGATGGTCGACCTCTTGTTGTAATGGGCCAGGCGGGACGCCTCGCCCGCGATGCGCTCGAAGATGTCGTTGACGAACGAGTTCATGATGCTCATGGCCTTGGAGGAGATGCCGGTGTCGGGATGAACCTGCTTCATCACCTTGTAGATGTAAATGGAATAACTCTCCTTGCGCAGCTTTCGGCGCTTCTTGCCGCCCTTCACCGGCGTCTTGTTCATGGCTTTCTTGGCGCCCTTCTTCGGAGCTGCTTTCTTGTCGTCCGGCATCTTGAGCACCGACTTCGGCCGTAACAATGAACCGGCGGCGCTCCCACCCCCGTCTTATATACACTGCCCCCATGGTCGTATGCTAATGAAGGATCGGCGAGGCTCGCTTTCTCATTGGCCGATCCTGCGACGGCCGCCGACGCTCGGTGACGATGTGCGCACGGAGCGATCCGGACGAAGCCCTCCGGCTTGGGACCCCCGACGCCCAGTGCTGGGTTTGGGGGCAGCCAGCCCCCGGCCGCGGGCACCTTCCCGCTTCCTGACCCGCAACGTCCTCACTTTATCTCCATTGCTGGTGAAAGGTTCAATTGCCACCGTTTAAATAGTTCATCGCACAAAGCTCATACAGGACAGAAGGAGTCTCAGGCCAAGGGTATTGTCGTCTGATTGCACAAGGACGACCCCACACAATAGTGTTCTCCCGTCTTGGGTGCAAATcccacagacatacaaccagatataacgCATTATGTATTTATTCAGCCATACAGCAAGGTAACTCATGTTTActcccaattaaactacacccccagtacgtttttggaggatgggagaacaaactccttggtgccagattcgaaccccagtcctgtaaAGCCATTGTGCCAACCACTACGCCATCTGTGCTGCCCTGAACAATACGCATGTAGAACAAgcatttcatctgtacaaataaatagttTAATCAATGAGTGTCTCAGATGATTAGTGGGAGTCGTTCAGAATTCTCTCTGCCCTtcgtgatgggggggggggggggtccctgaagctagaggctgctttcttaagacacaacCTGTTGTAGATGTTCCTTCGGCTTGTGGTGCTGGCTCTGctattcctgtatctcttacccaagagagcagctgaaagaaagaTCCCATGGGCAAGTCAGAAGggattctcaatgattttgcgcgcagacttcagacaatgatcatggtaattcctctctgccactctcatggtcctatggttgacctccgatccatttctctgcagcaactgtaccacattgtaATGCAGCCTGCTGGCACCCTCTCGCTCAAGCTTCTGTGGCCGGTAGCCATGGCCGTTTCAGTCCTCTCAGGAGGTACAGTCTCtattgcactttcctgacaagtgaggagatgttgagtgtccatgataggtcactaattaaaatgaactccaaagaacttggtgctctccactctctactacagggtggtagatgtgtaatggagggtggtagtTCCTGGTCCTAGAGTTGGggatgatgtattagcatggatggaGGATTGGTTGACCAAAAGAAAGCAGAATTGGGATTCAGGAATGTTTTTctatcacagacagcaatgagggagcatataggagggagatagattgtggtgtcacacccaacaaccttgtgctcaatgttagcaaaaccgaggaagtgattgtggacttcaggaggaagtcaggagaacaggaACCAGTCCTCACCAAGAGGTCAAATTCCTgggttgtcaacatctctgaggatctgtcctagagcctccaatgttgatgcaatcatgaagaaggctcaccagtagctatattttgtgaggaaatTGGGTATATcaatgaagactcttgaaaacctctacaagtgtactgtggagagttattctggctggaggcaacattgtctggtacagaggtaccaacactcaggacaagaaaaatctccagagggtagTTCACTCGGCCTGCATCACAGGCATcattcttcactccatcaaggacatctacaagaggttgtgtcttaagaaagcagcctctagcctcagggaccccccaccacccaggccatgccttcttcacactgctaccatcagggaaaaggtacaggagcctacagACAAGCACACagcagcccatttcctttggagttctgaaaccgtgcacataatgagtcaattagaacattgggtttcaaactttttctttctacccacataccactttaagtattccctatgtcattggtgctctggtggtatgtgggtggaaagaaaaagtttgaaacccactgttttaatcatacctaa
Above is a genomic segment from Narcine bancroftii isolate sNarBan1 chromosome 2, sNarBan1.hap1, whole genome shotgun sequence containing:
- the LOC138754040 gene encoding histone H2B 1/2-like, whose translation is MPDDKKAAPKKGAKKAMNKTPVKGGKKRRKLRKESYSIYIYKVMKQVHPDTGISSKAMSIMNSFVNDIFERIAGEASRLAHYNKRSTISSREIQTAVRLLLPGELAKHAVSEGTKAVTKYTSSK